The Pan troglodytes isolate AG18354 chromosome 1, NHGRI_mPanTro3-v2.0_pri, whole genome shotgun sequence genome includes a region encoding these proteins:
- the UBIAD1 gene encoding ubiA prenyltransferase domain-containing protein 1 isoform X2, which yields MAASQVLGQKINILSGETVKAGDRDPLGNDCPEQDRLPQRSWRQKCASYVLALRPWSFSASLTPVALGSALAYRSHGVLDPRLLVGCAVAVLAVHGAGNLVNTYYDFSKGIDHKKSDDRTLVDRILEPQDVVRFGVFLYTLGCVCAACLYYLSPLKLEHLALIYFGGLSGSFLYTGDEKMESWKAK from the coding sequence ATGGCGGCCTCTCAGGTCCTGGGGCAGAAGATTAACATCCTGTCGGGAGAGACTGTCAAAGCTGGGGACAGGGACCCTCTGGGGAACGACTGTCCCGAGCAAGATAGGCTCCCCCAGCGCTCCTGGAGGCAGAAGTGTGCCTCCTACGTGTTGGCCCTGAGGCCCTGGAGCTTCAGTGCCTCACTCACACCGGTGGCCCTGGGCAGTGCCCTTGCCTACAGATCCCACGGTGTCCTGGATCCCAGGCTCTTGGTGGGTTGTGCCGTGGCTGTCCTGGCTGTGCACGGGGCCGGTAATTTGGTCAACACTTACTATGACTTTTCCAAGGGCATTGACCACAAAAAGAGTGATGACAGGACACTTGTGGACCGAATCTTGGAGCCGCAGGATGTCGTCCGGTTCGGAGTCTTCCTCTACACGTTGGGCTGCGTCTGTGCCGCTTGCCTCTACTACCTGTCCCCTCTGAAACTGGAGCACTTGGCTCTTATCTACTTTGGAGGCCTGTCTGGCTCCTTTCTCTACACAGGAG